TAGAGCTTGCCGGAGAAGTTGAGCTTCATGCCGTGGGTGAGGTGACCGCCGTTGGCGAGGTCGAGGCCCAGCAGCTTCTCCCCCGGCGACATCAGCGCGTGCAGCACCGCCGCATTGGCCTGCGCGCCCGAGTGCGGCTGGACGTTGGCGAAGTCGGCGCCGAACAGCGCCTTGACTCGGTCGCGGGCGATGTTCTCCACCTCGTCGACGTACTCGCAGCCACCGTAATAGCGACGGCCGGGCAGACCCTCGGCGTACTTGTTGGTCAGCACGCTGCCCTGGGCCTGCAGCACAGCGCGCGGCACGAAGTTCTCCGAGGCGATCATTTCCAGCGTGTCGCGCTGGCGGCCGAGCTCTTTGCCGAGCAGCTCGGCGATGTCCGGGTCGACATCGGCCAGCGGCGCGGACATGACAGAGGAAGCGGTACGGGCGTCGGGTGCGGCAGTCACGCCGACCAGTCTATCGGCCAGCACTTATACCCGGACCGATCGGCGGCAAGCCTTGGCGCCGAGCGTGAAACCACTGCGAAAATTGGGGCCGAAGTTCGCAACAGTTTCACACTCGGCGAGCACTAAGCGCGCTACGCGCGCTGCATCGACGACGGGACGAACGGCTCGTCAAGCAACCGGCCGAACCGTTCCACCAGGCTGACCCCCGCTGGGCGGTCGTCCAGCCAGCCCCGCAACAGCCGATACCCCTCGACGTAGGTGCTGGTGTAGGCGCGCCACAGCGGCGAAGACAGAAACCGCAGCATCTGGCGGGCGCGGGTGTCGTTTACCAGCAACCAGCGGCGCAAGAACTCCACGACCTCGTCGGCGTCGCGGTGCTCGTCGTGCAACATCAGCGCCGCGTCCTGTCGCACCCCGGCCAGCGCCGCCGAGGCCTCGGACACCGCCTCGGCCCGCTCACCGTCGAAACGCAGCCCGAGGTCGGCGTAGATCTCGCTGGCCCAGCTTCCCCAGCCCGCGCCGATCGCCGCGTACAGCGCCAGGTCGGCGAGGCCCTCGGCCATCAGGCACTGCGGGGTGTTCACCAGAAAGATGGTCTGCTCTGCCTGGCCCTTGCGGTTGACCAGCCCAGCCTCTTTGCGGCAGTGCTCGGTGTGGTGACCGGGATAAGACTCATGCGCAACCAGCCGCGGCAAGTTGGACATCAGCTGTTTGAGGTCTGCGTTCACCGCCACCGTCGAGCGGTAGTCGCCCAGGTAGTAGTTGAATCCCGACCACGGCTTGTCGGTCACCACCTGGTAGTCGACGGTTTCGGTGTCCGGCAGCGGGTATTCGGCGCGCACCCGGTCGCGCAGTGCGCTGGAGAACGCGTCGATGCACTCCGCGAGCCGATCGGGCGGGATTTCCTCGCCCACTCGGTGTGCTTCCATCCGGTCGGCCAGCGGCCCGGTGCCGCCCAATGTCTCGTCGAGCCGGGCATGGGCCTGGCGGTAGGTCTCCGGGTCACCCTTGCTGATCTGCACGTCGAAATACGCGTGAACCTCGTCGACGAACCCGATGTCCTCGCCGGCGAATTTGCGGCCGGCGCATTCCAACGCGCGCAGGTGAGCGGCCACATAGTCGGCGCGCTGAGAGTCGAATCCGTTGCGACGCGCCACATCCGACAGTGCGGCCAGCAGCCTTGCGGCCTGCCGGGCCAGGTTGGCGGGGTCGGGCGCGGGCTCGGCCGCGACCGCTTGGCGCAGGGCCGGATCGCCGGTGAAGGCGTCGACGTAGCCCTGCTCGATCCGGTCGAACCGCAGTCCGAGGAGCAGGTACTCGCGGATCAGTGCGTCGGATTCCACGCCGTCAACGCTATCCGGTCACTCATCGCGGCGCCGATACTGCAAGACTGATCGTCATGCCGCGGCCCAGCGAGCCGAGCCCCTACGTGGAGTTCGATCGACGTCAGTGGCGCGCGCTCCGCATGTCGACGCCGCAGCCACTGACCGAAGAGGAAATCGTCGGTCTGCGCGGTATCGGCGAACAGGTCAACCTGCGCGAGGTCGAAGAGGTATACCTGCCACTGGCGCGGCTTCTGCATCTTCAGGTCGCGGCCCGGCAGCGACTGTTCCAGGCGACTGCGGAGTTCCTCGGCGAACCGCAGCAGAACCCGAACCGGCCGGTGCCGTTCATCATCGGCGTGGCCGGCAGCGTCGCGGTCGGTAAATCGACGACGGCCCGTGTGCTGCAGGCGCTGCTGGCTCGCTGGGATCACCATCCCCGTGTCGACTTAGTCACCACCGACGGATTCCTCTATCCCAACGCCGAGCTGAGCCGTCGAAACCTGATGCATCGCAAAGGTTTCCCGGAGAGCTACGACCGCCGGGCGCTGATGCGATTCGTCACGTCGGTGAAGTCTGGGTCGGATTACGTCTGCGCGCCGGTGTACTCGCATTTGCACTACGACCGCGTGCCGGATGCCAAACAGGTGGTCCGCCACCCCGACATCCTGATCCTCGAGGGCCTCAACGTTCTGCAGACCGGACCGACACTCATGGTCTCGGACCTCTTCGACTTCTCGCTGTACGTCGACGCCCGGATCGAGGACATCGAGGGCTGGTACATCTCGCGGTTCCTTGCGATGCGCTCGACCGCCTTCGCCAACCCCGCGTCGCACTTTCACCATTACGCCGGGCTGACCGATCAGCAGGCCGAGATCGCTGCCCGCGACATCTGGCGCTCGATCAACCGGCCAAACCTGATCGAGAACATCCTGCCGACCCGCCCGCGCGCCACCGTGGTGCTGCGCAAAGACGCCGACCACTCCATCAACCGGTTGCGGCTGCGCAAGCTCTAGACATGCGATTCACGCGAACATCGAGTTGTTGGGCCAAAAGCCAAGTTTCGGCCCAACAAGTCGACGTTCGGCCGGCAAAAGGCCGATGCGGGGCCGCTCGCCGCAACCTCTGACAGCGGCGCCCCGCACCGGCGGGACGGGAGTTACGCCGGCAACCGGCGCACTCCGAGGTACTGCAGGTAGGCCATCAGCGCGAAGTAGCCGCCGGTGGCCAGCGTCGCCGCGACCCCGGCCGCGGTCAGCGGCAGCACATCCGCGGCAAGGACGGCCAGCACCGCCACCGTCAGGATGATGTTGCCGACGATCAGGGCGATGCCGACGCGACGCAGGTTCGGCGCTGCGGCAAGGGCATACACCGCCAGGCCGGCGAGAACCAGCATCGCGCCGCCACTGAATTCGGCGACCGAACTCAGGCCGGTCAGCGCCGACAGCGGGTCCGCCATCAACGCAATGAACAGGCCGACCGCACCGCTCAGCGTTGCGTCGAGCCGCATGGCGAATCGCAATAGCGAGTCGGTCGAGTCGTCAAAGGGCCGGGCGGCCAGTGGAGTAACAGCGGTCATGGTCGAAACTCCTTGCGGTGAGGGGTCGATCACGTCTGAGCCTGCCGGTTGTGGACTGCCAGGTCGACGCATGGCACTGCCAGGCACTGCCATGCGCAGGTCAACGGGGTGATCCACGCCACTATTCCGTGTCTAGGTCGTCTAAGTCTTCCGTCCGGCCGCAAAGCGAGGCCGAACTAGATCGCTACGGCTTCCACAACACCGAAGGGCGACGCCGTTTCCACAACTCGTGTCAAGCGAAAACCAGCGAGCTTCATCAGGTCAGCGTGCTCTGCCGCGGTGCGCTCTCGCGAGGCCGCCACCAGCAGCATCTCCAAATCCACCCACTTGCCCGGAAACTCCCGATGGTGCCGTGGAATTACCGTCTCAACGAGCAATACGTTCGCGCCGGGGGCGGCCGCCCTCCGCACGTTGCGAAGGATGCGCACGGCGTCGTCGTCGGCCCAGTCGTGAATGATGCTTTTGAGGACGTACGCATCGCCTCCACTCGGCACGTCGTTGAAAAACGAGCCCTCAGCAATACGAACTCGGTCCGCGACGCCGTGCTTGCCGAGGATCACCGGGGCCCCCGCCACCACATTAGGAAGGTCAAACAAGATGCCGCGCGAATTCGGAGCGGCTTCAAGGATTGCCGACAGGAGGCGACCGTGCCCGCCGCCGACATCGACGATGGTGGCATATGGGCTGAAGTCGTAGCCGGCGATGACCGATGAGATCGCGAGTTCTGACACGCTAGTCATGGCGCCGTTGAACAAATCCGCGAACTCCGGTTCGTCGAGCATGTACTCGAAGAAGGGTTTGCCGCGTAGATCGGGGATCACTGCCCGGCCGGTCCGGATGGCGTCTGGAAGATGGCTCCAATGCTCGCGGTGCTGAGGCGATCCCATGAATTGCGCCCACGCACTCAACGACACGTCGGCGTCGCTACGCAGGGTGTCCGCCATTGGGGTGAGCTCGTAGCGGCCGTCGCGCCGTTGACGGAAGATGCCTCGAGTCTCCAACGCCCGAAGTAATCGGCTGATTGCGTCCGCGTCTGCGCCGACCGCGCTCGCGAGTTGATCTGCCGTCAGTGGCCCGTCAGCGAGCGCGTCAGCAATGCCGAGGTTCGCCGCAGCGGTGATCGCCTGAGCCACCCACGCCCCCAAGACCATCTCCATCATTGCGATGGGAGGCGGTACCGTGCGTCGTTGCAGCCGAGCGAGATGATGTCTGGCCAGCTCTACCGCCCGCACCACCCTGGCGGGCGGAACTCCTGATGCCATGACTTTCCCTCGTCTCGGGTTGGCTGTGAAGCGACCCGGACAATCGTTGCCGACGAACTAGACCTGCGCCCCAAAATGGGCGAACTCATTCGCTGGGTACTGGAACCCGTCCGCGCAGATCGGCGGCGATCAGCTTGGCCGCGGCGTTCTGCCAGTTGTGCAGCGAGCGCTGCGGCACCTCGGTGACGAACCACTGCCAGGCCTGCCGCGCCGTCGGATCCAGCCCAGCCGCGGTGGCGTTCTGGGCGTAGGCGCGCACACCGACCACGTACGGGAAATACAGCGAGTTGTAGTGGCGCCACTCCTCGGTGGTGCCGAAATCACCGCCGTCGCGCGGTTTGAGCGCATTGATCCGGTCGGCGAGCAGCGCCTTGAGTTCGATGGCCCGCTCCAACGGCTGGTCTGGTGCCCCACGCGCGGCCAGCCGCTCGTCGATGCAGGGCAGCGCGGTCAGCGGGCTGGCGACCAACTTGGACAGGTCGCCGTAGTGGCCCAACGCGCGGCGTGTCAGCCGGGCGAACGATTCGTCGTCGACCTCGTCGAGTGGGTCGGCAAGCCGCAGCGGCAACGCGGATTGGGTGCGCCGCAACGTCTCTCGATGCGCTCGCAGCAACGGCGCCCGCGAGAACACCATCCGGTCGAGCAGCCCGGCCAGCGGGTCGGCCAGCACCTGCACCGGTAGGGCGATTGCCAGGCTGGTGAACAGCAGGATGGTGAGCGCGATCTGCGCCGTGGTCTGGCGCGGGGTCAACGCCAAGCCGATCAGCATCTGACCGCCGAGCAGCGTCGCGATTGCGCCGGTACCGGTAAATGAGCGCAGCATGTCACCACGCAACGCCTGACCCTCGTCGAAAGCGTCCCACAGCGCCACCGCCACGCCGAGCCCGAGCACGTCGCATCCTGTCGATGCCAATGCCAGCCAACTCGGCACTAAGCCAAGGGGAATGACCAGAATCGCGTTCGCGAGCGCAAAGAACAGCGTCGCGGTGATCACCAAACCCACCACCGGGATCTTCTGCGTCCGGCGCGCCAGCGCGGCGACCATCGCGTAGAGCGTGGACACCGAGATCACGATGCTCATCACCACATGGCCGAGCCGCAACGGTCCTTCGACGGTGCCGGCCATCGCGGCACCGGCCAGCGTCAGGGCCGCGACGACGCCGACGAGCAGTGCCTCGACGGTGCGGCCTCTGCCGTTGTCGTCGGCGCGGGCGATCTCGAGCAGCACCGCAAACCATGCCACGCCCGGAATCGCAACCACATAGATCTCGACATGGCCGAGCACCGCGGAGTGCGTGACGAGTCGGACCGCGTCCAGCGCGACCGCCGTCGCGAAGGTGCACAACCCCAGCGCAGCCAACACCAGGACCGGCTTGCGGGGATCGCGCCCCAAAAGGTACAAACCCAGCCACCAGCTGACGCAGAACACCAACGCCGACAGCGCAGCCATATCTTCAGTGTGACATGACGTCACGCACCGTAACGGCGGTGCCGCTGGCTGTAATCGCGTAGCGCACGCAGG
This genomic stretch from Mycobacterium paraterrae harbors:
- a CDS encoding acetylserotonin O-methyltransferase translates to MASGVPPARVVRAVELARHHLARLQRRTVPPPIAMMEMVLGAWVAQAITAAANLGIADALADGPLTADQLASAVGADADAISRLLRALETRGIFRQRRDGRYELTPMADTLRSDADVSLSAWAQFMGSPQHREHWSHLPDAIRTGRAVIPDLRGKPFFEYMLDEPEFADLFNGAMTSVSELAISSVIAGYDFSPYATIVDVGGGHGRLLSAILEAAPNSRGILFDLPNVVAGAPVILGKHGVADRVRIAEGSFFNDVPSGGDAYVLKSIIHDWADDDAVRILRNVRRAAAPGANVLLVETVIPRHHREFPGKWVDLEMLLVAASRERTAAEHADLMKLAGFRLTRVVETASPFGVVEAVAI
- a CDS encoding DUF885 domain-containing protein; protein product: MESDALIREYLLLGLRFDRIEQGYVDAFTGDPALRQAVAAEPAPDPANLARQAARLLAALSDVARRNGFDSQRADYVAAHLRALECAGRKFAGEDIGFVDEVHAYFDVQISKGDPETYRQAHARLDETLGGTGPLADRMEAHRVGEEIPPDRLAECIDAFSSALRDRVRAEYPLPDTETVDYQVVTDKPWSGFNYYLGDYRSTVAVNADLKQLMSNLPRLVAHESYPGHHTEHCRKEAGLVNRKGQAEQTIFLVNTPQCLMAEGLADLALYAAIGAGWGSWASEIYADLGLRFDGERAEAVSEASAALAGVRQDAALMLHDEHRDADEVVEFLRRWLLVNDTRARQMLRFLSSPLWRAYTSTYVEGYRLLRGWLDDRPAGVSLVERFGRLLDEPFVPSSMQRA
- the coaA gene encoding type I pantothenate kinase translates to MPRPSEPSPYVEFDRRQWRALRMSTPQPLTEEEIVGLRGIGEQVNLREVEEVYLPLARLLHLQVAARQRLFQATAEFLGEPQQNPNRPVPFIIGVAGSVAVGKSTTARVLQALLARWDHHPRVDLVTTDGFLYPNAELSRRNLMHRKGFPESYDRRALMRFVTSVKSGSDYVCAPVYSHLHYDRVPDAKQVVRHPDILILEGLNVLQTGPTLMVSDLFDFSLYVDARIEDIEGWYISRFLAMRSTAFANPASHFHHYAGLTDQQAEIAARDIWRSINRPNLIENILPTRPRATVVLRKDADHSINRLRLRKL